A genomic window from Spirochaetota bacterium includes:
- the lspA gene encoding signal peptidase II: protein MTRETRNTLISVIIFIIVLGSDILTKALVEKYISIYERVNILGSFVQLTLIYNQGGIFGILQGYQQFFLIVSIIVFLLLVAYFILEKNKTLIFTSSMGLICAGAIGNILDRITGKPGVVDFIYIGSDEVFRWPAFNVADSSIVVGATLLVIHQLMEEKKRKAKKQI from the coding sequence ATGACGAGGGAAACTAGAAATACGTTAATTTCAGTTATAATCTTTATTATTGTACTTGGAAGTGATATTCTTACAAAAGCGCTTGTGGAAAAATATATTTCTATCTATGAACGGGTCAATATACTTGGCAGCTTTGTACAACTCACACTCATCTACAATCAGGGTGGAATATTTGGTATATTACAGGGCTATCAGCAATTTTTCCTTATTGTTTCAATCATTGTGTTTTTGCTTCTTGTTGCATATTTTATACTGGAAAAGAATAAAACGCTTATTTTTACCTCAAGCATGGGGCTAATCTGCGCAGGCGCCATAGGCAATATCCTGGATAGAATTACTGGCAAACCTGGCGTCGTTGATTTTATATACATTGGTAGTGATGAAGTTTTCCGCTGGCCAGCGTTTAATGTTGCTGATTCTTCAATTGTGGTTGGTGCCACGCTTCTTGTCATTCACCAACTTATGGAAGAGAAAAAACGGAAAGCTAAAAAACAAATATAA